In Aliidongia dinghuensis, the DNA window CCTCAGCCGTGACAGGCATCGCTGGCGCGTCGGCCGCGGGCCAGAGCCCGATGCCCCGGGCGGCGAGCCAGGCCCAGTCGAAGAGCTCGCCCGGGTCCTGCTTGCGCTCCGGTGCCACATCGGAATGGCCGAGCACCCGCGTGGACTGGATGGCGTGGCGCGCGAGGATGCCGGCCGCAAGCTCCGCAAGCGCCGCCATCTGCGCCGGCGGGAAGGGACGGTAGCCCCACTCGTGGCCGGGATTGACCAGCTCGATGCCGATCGAGTGGCCATTGACGTCGCGCTCGCCGGCCCAGAACGAAAGGCCGGCATGCCAGGCGCGCATCGTCTCGTCGACCATCCGATAGACCGTGCCGTCCTCGTCGATGAGCCAGTGGCAACTGACGCGGGCAACCGGGTCTGAGAGCCGCTCGAGCGCCGCCTCCGCTGTCGCCATGCCCGTGTAATGCAGCAGCAGGATGTCGACGGGGGCTGACCGGGGCTCGAAGTTGGGCGACGGGCGCTCGATGATCTTCATGACAGTCCGGGCATCAGAAGATCGACAGCTGGGTGAGCCGCGTCAGCGCTTCGAGCGCCGCCGTGCCGACCAGCGAATTGCCCGACCGGTCGAGCTCCGGCGACCAGACGGCCACACAGAATTTGCCGGGCAACACCGCGACGATGCCGCCGCCGACGCCGCTCTTCGCCGGCAGGCCCACGCGATAGGCGAAGCTGCCGACCGATTCATACATGCCGCAGGTCAGCATCAGCGCGTTGATGCGCTTCGCCTGTCGCTCGGTCAGCACCGCCTCTTCCAGGATCGGCGAGATGCCGCGGTTGGCGAGCGGCAGGAAGGCGCGGGCGAGATCGGCGCAGCTCATGGCGAGCGCGCATTGATGGAAATAGGTGTCGAGCACGGCTGCGACCGGATTGTCGAGCCGGCCGTGGCTCGCCAGCAGATTGGCGAGGGCTGCGTTGGTGAAGCCGGTCTCGCGCTCGGAAAGGGCCACCTCCAGATCGAAGTCGGCCGCGAAGTTGCGCGACAGCACGCGGGCATAGTCGCGGATCGCGTTCCGCGGCGCCCGGCAGTGCGACATGACGCAGTCGGTCACGACGAGCGCGCCCGCGTTGATGAACGGGTTGCGCGGCACGCCCTCTTCATATTCGAGCTGGACCAGCGAGTTGAACTTGCTGCCCGACGGCTCCTTGCCCAGTCGCGTCCAGAGCTCGTCGCCGACCAGCCGCATCGCCAGCATGAGCGTGAACGCCTTGGAGATGCTCTGGATCGAGAACGGCTCTTCCGCTTCGCCGATCGTATGGACCGCGCCGTCGATCGTCGCGATCGCCATGCCGAACTTGGCCGGCGGCACGTTGGCCAGCGCCGGGATGTAATCGGCGACCTTGCCCCTGCCGAAATAGGGCCGGATCTCGTGGACGATGTTTTCGAGCAGTTCGCTGTATTCCATCCGTCGTCTCGCCTCCCAGGCTCCCTCGCCCGCGCGGGCGGGAGAGGGAAGGGGCCCGGCCCGTCAGGGTTGGGAAGGGTGAGGGTAGTGCAGGCGGCGCGACCCTCACCCGCTTCGCTTTGCTCAGCACCCTCTCCCGCAAGCGGGCGAGGGTTTGTTCTACCCCAGCTCCGCCTTCTTCATTTCGAGTTCCAGCCAGCGGTCCTCGGCTTCCGCGAGCTCGGCCTGGAGCGCGTCGAGGCGGGCGGTCGCGCGCTCGAACGCGGCGCGGTCGCGGGCATAGAGCTGCGGGTCGGCAAGCGCCTTCTGCAGGGCCGTCTGTTCCTGGCCCAGGGCCTCGATCACGCCCGGCAGGCGCTGCAGGTCATGCTGTTCCTTGAATCCCAGGCGCGCCGCTTTCGGCTTCTCGGCCTTGGCCGGTGCCGGGGTGGCCTTCGGTGCCGCCTTGGCCTGCTCTGCTTTGGCCGGCTCGGTCTTCGTCGGGCGCTGGCGCAGATAGTCGCTATAGCCGCCGACATATTCCTCAACCTCGCCGTCGCCTTCGACCGCGATGACCGAGGTTACGAGCCGGTCGAGGAAGTCGCGGTCATGGCTGACCAGGAACAGCGTGCCGTCGTAGTCGGCGAGCACCTCTTCCAGGAGATCGAGCGTATCCATGTCGAGGTCGTTGGTCGGCTCGTCCAGCACCAGCAGGTTCGAGGTCTGCGCCAGCACCTTGGCCAAGAGCAGGCGGTTGCGCTCGCCGCCCGACAGCGCCTTGGCCGGCGTCAGTGCCTGGCGGTCCTCGAACAGGAAGTCGCGCATGTAGGAATTGACGTGGCGCGGCTGGCCGCGCACGAACACTTGGTCGCCACGGCCTTCGGTCAGGTTGTCGCGCACGCTCGCCTCGCCGTCGAGCCGGCTCCTGTGCTGGTCGAAATAGGCCGGCACCAGATTGACGCCGAAGCGGATCTTGCCGGCGTCCGGCGCCAGGTCGCCGGTCAGGATCTTCAGGAGCGTCGACTTGCCGGCACCGTTGGCGCCGATGATGCCGATCCGGTCGCCGCGCACGACCTTGGTCGAGAAATCCTTGGCGATGAGCTTGGTCTCGGAGCCCCCGTCGGGCGGCACCTGTTCGAAGCTCTTGGCGATGTGCTTCGCCTCGACCACCAGCTGGCCGCCGGACTCGGTCACGGCGGCCGTGCCGATCTTGGCCTGGCGGATGCCGACCCGCTCGGCCTTCTCCTGGCGCAGGTCCATGAGGGCGCGCAGCCGCCCCATGTTGCGCGTGCGCCGGGCCGAGATGCCCTGGCGCAGCCAGATCGTCTCCGACGCGAGCTTCTTGTCGAGCCGCACTTCCTCCGCCGCCTCGGCGGCGAGCACACCTTCCGACCATTCGTCGAACGCGGCGAAGCCCTTGTCGAGCGAGCGCAGCCGGCCGCGGTCGAGCCACAGCACCCGGCGCGAGAGCCGGTTCAGGAACGCGCGGTCATGGCTGATCATCAGGATGGCGCCGCGATAGTCCACAAGCCGCGCTTCCAGCCATTCGATCGCCGGGATGTCGAGATGGTTGGTCGGCTCGTCGAGCAGCACCACGTCCGGCTCGGCCACGAACACACGGGCGAGCGACACGCGGCGGCCCTCGCCGCCCGAGAGATCGACGAGCTTGCGATCGGGATCGAGCCCGACCTCGGCCAGGATCGCCTCGACCTTGTAGCGCGTCGCCCCGTCCTGCTCGTGACCGGGCAGGCCCTCGGCCACATGCTCGGCGATGGTCATCGTCGGCTCGAAGACCGGCTCCTGCGGCATGTAGGCGACATGGGCGCCCGGCTGGATGAAGCGCTCGCCGGCGTCGAGCTCGATCAGGCCGGCCAGGCACTTGAGGAGCGTCGACTTGCCGCTGCCGTTGCGGCCGACCAGACAGATCCGCTCGCCACGCGCGACCGCGACCGACGCCTCTTGGAAAGTGGGTCTGCCGCCGAAGGTGAGGGTCGCGTTCTGCAGGGCCAGGAGCGGCGGGGCCACCGCCATCAGGCCGTCCCCTTGGGCTGTGATGCCTCGTGCTGCGCCACCAGCCGGTCATAGGCCGCATTGATGAGGGCGAGCTTGGTGGTTGCGATCGAGATGAATTCCGCCGGCAGGCCGTCTGCCATCGCCCGGTCCGGATGGTTGTCGCGGGCGAGCTCGCGCCAGCGCTTCTTGATCGTGTCCATGTCCGCCCAAGGGTCGACGCCCAGGATCAGATAGGGATCCTCCTCGACGACCGGCGCATGCTCCGAGCCCACGTGGTAGGCCCGCAGACGCCGGTAGCAGCGCTCCTCGAAGCCGAAGATCTCGGCGATCTGGCGCAGATACTCGTCCTCGGCCGGCGTAATGACGCCATCGGCCTTGGCGATGTGGAAGAGCGCACCCATGAGGTCTTCCAGCACCGACTTGTGCTCGCCCAGGAGCCGCTTTACCTGCCGCGCGTAGGTTTCGGCGCCGATCATGCTGCGCCGGGCCAGGTTGAAGAAGAACTCGACGTTGGCGCGCTCTTCCGGCGGTGCCTGGAACACTTCGTGGAACGCGTCGATCTCGACGGCGCTCACCGTGCCGTCGGCCTTCGCCATCTTGGCGCCGAGCGCGATGACGGCGATGGTGAAGCCCACCTGCTTGGTCGACTGCGGCCGTTCGTCGGCGCGCGCCTGATCCTCGGCGAGCGCGAGCTGGCGCGTGCGCGTGGCGTCGGCGTCGAGCAGGCGCATCGAGGGATCCTCGAGGCCGAACAGATTGCCCCAGGACAGTTCCTGCACGCCTTCGACGATGCGGGCCCAAATTGTCACGGTCGGATCGACTCCTTCACCACAGGATACGGCATAGCGGGGCGGATCGCCTCTCGTCAAGAAACGAGGGTGCGATGCAATAGAGCCCCCAGGATTCCCGGGGGCAAAGCGTCGCAGGGTGCCCGCACCTTCTCGCGGTTCGACGCTTCGTGATCTAAGTTTATGCCACGGCGGCGGACAATCTTTCCGGGCGCGCCCGTCCCGCTGCGGTAGTTGCAGTTAGTTCGCGTCCCTGTCTCCACAAGGGGCTTCCAGGCGATGATCGAGATTACCGTGAACGGCCGGCAGCATAGGCTCGATGTCGAGGACGACATGCCGCTGCTCTGGGTCTTGCGCGACGAGCTCGGCATGACCGGCACGAAATACGGCTGCGGCATCGGCCAATGCGGCGCCTGCACGGTCCATGTCGACGGCGAGGCCCAGCGCTCCTGCTCGCTGCCGGTCTCGGCCGCGGTCGGCAGCAAGATCACGACGATCGAGGGCCTGTCGCCCGACTCGAGCCACGCGGTCCAGCGCGCCTGGCTCGCCGAAGACGTGCCGCAATGCGGCTACTGCCAGTCGGGCCAGATCATGGCCGCCGCTGCCTTCCTCAAGGCCAATCCCCAGCCGACCGATGCGGATATCGACACCAACCTGTCGAACATCTGCCGCTGCGGCACCTATCCGCGCATGCGCAAGGCGATCCATCGCGCCGCCGCGCTGATGCGGACTTGAGGGGGAGGCGTGCCATGACCCATCTGGCCCCGCTTTCGCGCCGCTTCTTCATCACGGCCGGCCTCTCGGCCGCCGGCGGCCTCGCCATCGGCGTGGCGCTGC includes these proteins:
- a CDS encoding molecular chaperone DjiA, encoding MTIWARIVEGVQELSWGNLFGLEDPSMRLLDADATRTRQLALAEDQARADERPQSTKQVGFTIAVIALGAKMAKADGTVSAVEIDAFHEVFQAPPEERANVEFFFNLARRSMIGAETYARQVKRLLGEHKSVLEDLMGALFHIAKADGVITPAEDEYLRQIAEIFGFEERCYRRLRAYHVGSEHAPVVEEDPYLILGVDPWADMDTIKKRWRELARDNHPDRAMADGLPAEFISIATTKLALINAAYDRLVAQHEASQPKGTA
- a CDS encoding glutaminase, producing the protein MEYSELLENIVHEIRPYFGRGKVADYIPALANVPPAKFGMAIATIDGAVHTIGEAEEPFSIQSISKAFTLMLAMRLVGDELWTRLGKEPSGSKFNSLVQLEYEEGVPRNPFINAGALVVTDCVMSHCRAPRNAIRDYARVLSRNFAADFDLEVALSERETGFTNAALANLLASHGRLDNPVAAVLDTYFHQCALAMSCADLARAFLPLANRGISPILEEAVLTERQAKRINALMLTCGMYESVGSFAYRVGLPAKSGVGGGIVAVLPGKFCVAVWSPELDRSGNSLVGTAALEALTRLTQLSIF
- a CDS encoding N-acetylmuramoyl-L-alanine amidase, giving the protein MKIIERPSPNFEPRSAPVDILLLHYTGMATAEAALERLSDPVARVSCHWLIDEDGTVYRMVDETMRAWHAGLSFWAGERDVNGHSIGIELVNPGHEWGYRPFPPAQMAALAELAAGILARHAIQSTRVLGHSDVAPERKQDPGELFDWAWLAARGIGLWPAADAPAMPVTAEAGLLAIGYEAATPATVTAFQRRYRPGRIDGVIDPETARRVGQVAFAHCV
- a CDS encoding (2Fe-2S)-binding protein, translating into MIEITVNGRQHRLDVEDDMPLLWVLRDELGMTGTKYGCGIGQCGACTVHVDGEAQRSCSLPVSAAVGSKITTIEGLSPDSSHAVQRAWLAEDVPQCGYCQSGQIMAAAAFLKANPQPTDADIDTNLSNICRCGTYPRMRKAIHRAAALMRT
- a CDS encoding ATP-binding cassette domain-containing protein, whose product is MAVAPPLLALQNATLTFGGRPTFQEASVAVARGERICLVGRNGSGKSTLLKCLAGLIELDAGERFIQPGAHVAYMPQEPVFEPTMTIAEHVAEGLPGHEQDGATRYKVEAILAEVGLDPDRKLVDLSGGEGRRVSLARVFVAEPDVVLLDEPTNHLDIPAIEWLEARLVDYRGAILMISHDRAFLNRLSRRVLWLDRGRLRSLDKGFAAFDEWSEGVLAAEAAEEVRLDKKLASETIWLRQGISARRTRNMGRLRALMDLRQEKAERVGIRQAKIGTAAVTESGGQLVVEAKHIAKSFEQVPPDGGSETKLIAKDFSTKVVRGDRIGIIGANGAGKSTLLKILTGDLAPDAGKIRFGVNLVPAYFDQHRSRLDGEASVRDNLTEGRGDQVFVRGQPRHVNSYMRDFLFEDRQALTPAKALSGGERNRLLLAKVLAQTSNLLVLDEPTNDLDMDTLDLLEEVLADYDGTLFLVSHDRDFLDRLVTSVIAVEGDGEVEEYVGGYSDYLRQRPTKTEPAKAEQAKAAPKATPAPAKAEKPKAARLGFKEQHDLQRLPGVIEALGQEQTALQKALADPQLYARDRAAFERATARLDALQAELAEAEDRWLELEMKKAELG